From Paenibacillus graminis, a single genomic window includes:
- the murQ gene encoding N-acetylmuramic acid 6-phosphate etherase yields the protein MNILLENLTTETRNQRTLELDQLSSAAVLKLMQEEDEKVSLAVKEKLGEIEKVVTCVVQSFKQGGRLIYTGAGTSGRLGILDAVECVPTFGTGPDMVHGLIAGGETAIRQAVEGAEDSAEQGEADLKQLNLTPDDTVVGIAASGRTPYVIGALKYAARMGASTASLSCNPNAEISKYAQYPIEILTGAEILTGSTRLKAGTAQKMVLNMISTAAMIGIGKVYSNLMVDVQPTNEKLVIRAKSMISEITGCDMDTASVYYERSHHQVKVAVVMLLAGLGLEEALQRLQESGGFIRQAVQHHKGE from the coding sequence ATGAATATTTTGCTGGAGAATTTAACCACGGAAACAAGAAATCAACGGACCTTGGAGCTGGACCAGTTATCATCTGCAGCTGTACTCAAGCTCATGCAGGAGGAGGATGAGAAGGTATCCCTGGCAGTGAAAGAAAAGTTGGGGGAGATCGAAAAGGTAGTCACTTGTGTTGTACAAAGCTTCAAGCAGGGTGGACGTCTGATTTATACCGGGGCAGGAACGAGTGGAAGATTGGGGATTCTCGATGCAGTAGAGTGTGTACCTACCTTTGGAACCGGTCCGGACATGGTGCATGGGTTGATAGCAGGTGGAGAAACGGCAATCAGACAGGCAGTCGAAGGTGCGGAGGATTCAGCGGAACAAGGTGAAGCTGATCTCAAACAGCTGAATCTGACGCCTGATGATACCGTAGTGGGAATTGCCGCCAGCGGGCGGACACCGTATGTCATTGGCGCACTGAAATATGCTGCCCGGATGGGGGCGTCTACGGCCAGCTTGTCCTGCAATCCAAATGCAGAGATCAGTAAATATGCACAATACCCGATCGAAATTTTGACAGGGGCGGAAATCTTAACAGGTTCTACCCGCTTAAAGGCCGGAACAGCCCAGAAGATGGTGCTGAATATGATTTCCACCGCAGCCATGATCGGCATAGGCAAGGTATACAGCAACTTAATGGTAGATGTGCAGCCGACGAATGAGAAGCTGGTAATCAGAGCTAAATCGATGATCAGCGAGATCACAGGCTGCGATATGGATACAGCGTCCGTGTATTATGAAAGAAGCCATCATCAGGTGAAAGTAGCTGTAGTGATGCTGCTTGCGGGCCTTGGTCTTGAAGAAGCGCTGCAAAGACTGCAGGAATCGGGAGGCTTTATACGTCAGGCGGTACAACACCACAAGGGGGAATAA
- a CDS encoding TetR/AcrR family transcriptional regulator produces MTELKKGERMEYEPKLTLRDKKKEATAFALAEAAFELALKHGMEGFIVDDVVQKAGFSRRTFANYFSCKEEAVAEYFIGNVSKEDKNMLFKDMPPDTTPLDALYNLLKLQFTSEFLHKLRQFVLLANQYPSLEPYILSVFRRLQIAAQQTLEQFSRGRYADGYTHLLAGAVYGAFVPILDGRLNVLLPGEAQEEDSGAMSFDQYLNSMFAYLHNGF; encoded by the coding sequence GTGACTGAGCTCAAGAAAGGAGAACGCATGGAGTATGAACCCAAGCTGACGCTCCGCGACAAAAAAAAGGAAGCAACAGCCTTTGCCTTAGCTGAAGCTGCCTTTGAGCTTGCGCTTAAACATGGAATGGAGGGCTTCATCGTTGACGATGTTGTTCAGAAGGCCGGCTTTTCCCGGCGGACCTTTGCCAATTACTTCTCTTGCAAAGAGGAAGCGGTAGCGGAGTATTTTATCGGCAATGTTTCAAAGGAGGATAAAAATATGCTGTTTAAGGATATGCCTCCGGATACAACACCGCTGGATGCCTTGTACAACCTGCTCAAGCTGCAGTTCACCTCTGAGTTTCTGCACAAATTACGGCAGTTCGTATTGCTTGCGAATCAGTATCCATCGCTGGAGCCTTATATCCTCAGCGTATTCCGCCGCTTGCAGATTGCTGCCCAGCAAACCCTCGAGCAGTTCTCGCGTGGACGTTATGCAGACGGGTATACCCATCTGCTTGCCGGAGCTGTCTACGGAGCGTTCGTGCCTATTCTGGACGGACGGCTTAACGTACTGCTGCCGGGTGAAGCACAGGAAGAAGACTCCGGCGCTATGTCATTTGATCAATACTTAAATTCCATGTTTGCTTATTTACACAACGGCTTCTAA